The following proteins come from a genomic window of Clostridia bacterium:
- a CDS encoding aspartyl beta-hydroxylase, which produces MLDNIGGDVKKLLLASLGAAAMTAEKAKDITDELVKKGEITLEQGKTLNEELSRRLKRDSAPASDSDEPTADDVMKMLKKLSPEELLTLQGRLDEVLNGDE; this is translated from the coding sequence ATGCTTGACAACATCGGAGGAGACGTAAAGAAACTTTTGCTCGCATCGCTCGGAGCGGCTGCAATGACGGCGGAAAAGGCAAAGGATATAACCGACGAGCTCGTTAAAAAAGGAGAGATCACGCTGGAACAGGGCAAAACGCTCAACGAGGAGCTTTCGCGCCGCCTAAAGCGCGACAGCGCGCCTGCTTCCGACAGCGACGAGCCTACTGCCGACGACGTTATGAAAATGCTCAAAAAGCTTTCGCCCGAAGAGCTGCTCACGCTTCAGGGCAGGCTTGACGAAGTTTTAAACGGCGATGAGTGA
- a CDS encoding AarF/ABC1/UbiB kinase family protein has product MSDTGEKTQVSNRARIREIIAILARRGVISGMTPEKLRLVIEDMGPGFVKLGQILSMRRDILSAEYCEELSHLRTDVRTLDFEAMREVIEQDYGMPIEKRFSSFTTEPTGSASIAQVYPAVTNGKNRVVVKVQRPGMRDAMRRDIEFLKRITRLLSLDRRAGNVFSIEDILDELLFAAEQETDFIREAENMREFAELNSDVKFISAPKVYKSLTTQRVIVMERIDGIKIDDREALLEAGYDPEEIGHKLASNYIKQMFTDGFFHADPHPGNIYIRDGRIVYIDMGMMGRLTERDRRLFRNAVFAIVQGDAAELKSLLLLLGSAQGEIDHAKLLADVGDLLARYAAVDMGKINIGQAVEDFVVMAGSHGITMSRGITMIGRGLLTLEGVLTQLSPDISILNIAAEYMQSDIVKDIDVKKTLMSIAKSAYYIAKKSESIPVNTAELLRLAITGEAKINIKNTESEEYRREISRGSGRIAASVAAAGLFIAASILCFSSLPQVLWGMSVPTLVGYALALLLMIRVIRR; this is encoded by the coding sequence ATGAGTGATACCGGCGAAAAGACTCAGGTAAGCAATCGCGCCCGGATACGTGAAATAATCGCGATACTTGCCCGCCGGGGAGTAATATCGGGCATGACGCCCGAAAAACTGCGGCTCGTTATCGAGGATATGGGCCCCGGCTTCGTAAAGCTGGGGCAGATACTTTCGATGAGGAGGGACATCCTGAGCGCGGAGTACTGCGAAGAGCTGTCACATCTTCGCACCGACGTGCGCACGCTCGATTTCGAGGCCATGCGCGAGGTCATCGAGCAGGATTACGGTATGCCCATCGAGAAGCGTTTTTCCTCGTTTACGACGGAGCCGACAGGCAGCGCGTCTATAGCGCAGGTATATCCGGCCGTAACTAACGGAAAAAATCGTGTAGTCGTTAAGGTGCAGCGTCCCGGCATGCGCGACGCCATGCGTCGCGATATCGAGTTTTTAAAGAGAATAACGCGCCTGCTTTCGCTAGACAGGCGCGCCGGAAACGTATTCAGTATAGAAGATATTCTTGACGAGCTTCTTTTTGCGGCCGAGCAGGAGACCGATTTTATACGTGAAGCCGAAAACATGCGCGAATTTGCCGAATTGAACAGCGATGTAAAATTCATATCGGCGCCGAAGGTGTATAAAAGCCTCACGACTCAGCGGGTCATCGTTATGGAGCGCATTGACGGGATAAAGATCGACGACCGCGAAGCGCTTTTGGAGGCAGGCTACGACCCTGAGGAGATAGGCCATAAGCTCGCCAGCAATTACATAAAGCAAATGTTCACGGACGGCTTTTTCCACGCTGATCCGCATCCCGGCAACATATATATCCGCGACGGGCGTATAGTGTATATCGACATGGGCATGATGGGGCGCCTTACGGAAAGGGACCGCCGCCTGTTTCGAAACGCTGTTTTTGCCATTGTACAGGGCGACGCCGCAGAGCTTAAAAGCCTTTTGCTTCTTTTGGGTTCGGCCCAGGGCGAAATAGACCACGCGAAGCTTTTGGCCGACGTGGGAGACCTGCTCGCGCGCTACGCCGCAGTAGATATGGGAAAGATAAATATAGGCCAGGCCGTGGAGGATTTTGTTGTTATGGCGGGCTCGCACGGGATAACCATGTCGCGCGGCATAACGATGATAGGGCGCGGACTTCTCACGCTTGAGGGCGTACTTACTCAGCTTTCGCCCGATATAAGTATATTGAACATTGCGGCTGAGTATATGCAGAGCGATATCGTTAAGGATATCGACGTAAAAAAGACGCTCATGTCGATTGCAAAGTCGGCGTATTATATAGCGAAGAAGTCTGAAAGCATACCCGTGAACACGGCGGAGCTTTTAAGGCTTGCGATCACTGGCGAGGCAAAGATAAACATAAAGAATACCGAAAGCGAAGAGTATCGGCGTGAGATATCGCGCGGCTCGGGACGCATTGCCGCATCCGTCGCGGCGGCGGGGCTTTTTATCGCTGCAAGCATACTCTGCTTTTCGTCGCTTCCGCAGGTGTTGTGGGGAATGAGCGTGCCGACGCTGGTGGGTTACGCGCTTGCGCTTTTGCTTATGATACGAGTCATAAGAAGATAA
- a CDS encoding S-layer homology domain-containing protein codes for MKKNFMRVLCIVLTIAILAVVPAMAAGHDQFTDVVDDSWYVPYVDFVAEHNYMNGISATEFAPDMNMTRAMFVTVLSRLETETVNPQAETQFTDCEVGSWYNGGVDWAVSKSIVNGTSDTTFSPDLAITRQELATMIGRYVSYVEKQYNKKHVDEGTVINFGDAAQIAEWAKNDVNIAVSRGLIVGDENSNFRPLDNATRAEVAAVVYRLHWYKVSVSSGGGGGGGGGGGGGTTYYKTEFTFTHPVSGVPMINLYVNNTIGDNLLKGTDTVRTGVEDLLKDVSGAKKDYDNQTYIDNSINTLLNKTKSRTESITAQLPDDFGKTTATVPAGTVVADGTVAADTDITITMSDKRAAIAVATDASNLVSAKAYLEVDVSAMTLADVAADNTSKATLAPAKLDANCNPSATAIVAAKDVDLAKYFNKLDSKIQTGIDEVYDYMTDSTVVAGSLQGIIKEYASNADIKTAVNALSADFVVTEFMQYSGTGVKPLTAAQYEAWANKVLGDIEALADAFETAEKDKTVRQAKIQSILDELQTELAKGGVTVTYAPNSAKVAQIMADKTTNMAQASGTTITITYTAAGTLSTATTDNGVLADAKSIPVFNKAYNKVKASYGPGLDNLMNAVCDALFDTTGTVAGAGTYTATLVIDKN; via the coding sequence ATGAAAAAGAATTTCATGCGAGTTCTCTGCATAGTGTTGACGATAGCAATACTTGCAGTCGTACCTGCAATGGCGGCTGGTCATGACCAGTTTACGGACGTTGTAGACGATTCTTGGTATGTGCCTTACGTTGACTTCGTTGCAGAGCACAATTACATGAACGGCATTTCGGCAACCGAATTTGCACCCGACATGAACATGACCCGTGCAATGTTCGTAACAGTTCTTTCGCGTCTCGAGACTGAGACGGTGAACCCGCAGGCGGAAACTCAGTTTACCGACTGCGAAGTAGGTTCCTGGTACAACGGCGGCGTTGACTGGGCAGTAAGCAAGAGTATAGTAAACGGTACGTCCGATACTACGTTCTCGCCCGATCTCGCTATCACCCGTCAGGAACTGGCAACCATGATCGGCCGCTATGTTTCTTACGTTGAGAAGCAGTACAACAAGAAGCACGTTGACGAAGGTACGGTTATCAACTTCGGCGACGCAGCTCAGATCGCCGAGTGGGCAAAGAATGATGTAAACATCGCAGTTTCCAGAGGCCTTATCGTCGGCGACGAAAACTCCAACTTCAGACCTCTTGACAACGCTACCCGCGCAGAAGTTGCAGCAGTAGTTTACCGTCTGCACTGGTATAAGGTTTCCGTTTCCTCCGGCGGCGGCGGAGGCGGCGGTGGCGGCGGCGGTGGAGGCACCACCTACTACAAGACCGAGTTCACCTTCACTCACCCCGTATCCGGCGTTCCCATGATCAATCTTTACGTGAACAACACCATCGGCGATAACCTCTTAAAGGGCACCGATACCGTAAGAACGGGCGTTGAAGACCTTCTTAAGGACGTTAGCGGCGCAAAGAAGGACTACGACAACCAGACTTATATCGACAACTCGATAAACACTCTTCTCAATAAGACGAAGAGCCGCACCGAGTCCATCACGGCACAGCTTCCCGATGATTTCGGCAAGACGACCGCAACCGTTCCGGCAGGCACCGTTGTTGCTGACGGCACCGTAGCAGCCGACACTGACATCACCATTACCATGAGCGACAAGCGCGCAGCTATCGCGGTTGCGACCGACGCTTCCAACCTCGTTTCCGCTAAGGCATACCTCGAGGTTGACGTAAGCGCTATGACGCTTGCAGACGTTGCTGCAGACAACACCTCTAAGGCAACGCTCGCTCCCGCAAAGCTTGATGCAAACTGCAACCCCTCCGCAACTGCTATCGTTGCAGCGAAGGACGTTGACCTTGCAAAGTACTTCAACAAGCTCGACTCCAAGATCCAGACGGGCATCGATGAAGTTTACGATTACATGACCGACAGTACTGTTGTTGCAGGATCCTTACAGGGTATCATTAAAGAATATGCTAGCAATGCAGACATAAAGACAGCTGTAAACGCACTTTCTGCCGACTTTGTAGTTACCGAGTTCATGCAGTATTCCGGCACCGGCGTTAAGCCGCTGACCGCAGCCCAGTATGAGGCTTGGGCAAATAAGGTGCTTGGCGACATCGAGGCGCTTGCAGACGCTTTTGAAACGGCAGAGAAAGACAAGACTGTCCGCCAGGCCAAGATCCAGAGCATCCTTGACGAGCTGCAGACCGAGCTTGCAAAGGGCGGCGTTACCGTTACCTACGCTCCCAACAGCGCAAAGGTAGCTCAGATAATGGCTGACAAGACCACGAATATGGCTCAGGCGTCCGGCACGACCATAACCATAACTTACACTGCAGCAGGTACGCTTTCGACGGCAACGACCGACAACGGCGTTCTTGCAGATGCAAAGAGCATCCCTGTATTCAATAAGGCATACAACAAGGTAAAGGCTTCTTACGGCCCCGGTCTTGACAACCTTATGAACGCAGTATGCGACGCATTGTTCGATACGACCGGTACCGTTGCAGGTGCAGGCACCTATACTGCTACGCTGGTTATCGACAAAAACTAA